From Scomber scombrus chromosome 6, fScoSco1.1, whole genome shotgun sequence, the proteins below share one genomic window:
- the dkk3b gene encoding dickkopf-related protein 3b — MSGIMLLSVSFSLCLLWATGGVARSGTLILRDALEHGPVSLNDMFREVEELMEDTQHILEEAVDQITTESAKSSLMPLDVLLNYHNETKKTLKDGDRSVRILDRTDKETNNETGETQMSHIHMEITGQWNSVDHECMVDEDCGDLKYCLYGIENSKCLPCIPTDMPCTTDEECCSDQMCVWGQCTVNATKGTEGTICQGQSDCRLDLCCAFQRELLFPVCNPKPGKGESCLNHPNLLMDMLAWDLEGPRDHCPCADDLQCRPHGRGSVCGE, encoded by the exons ATGTCCGGTATCATGCTGCTGTCGGTTTCTTTCAGCTTGTGCCTGCTGTGGGCGACCGGCGGCGTGGCGCGGAGCGGGACGCTGATCCTGCGGGACGCCCTGGAGCATGGTCCGGTCAGCCTGAACGACATGTTCCGAGAGGTGGAGGAGTTGATGGAGGATACCCAGCACATACTGGAGGAGGCGGTGGACCAG ATAACTACTGAGAGTGCAAAATCATCTTTAATGCCGCTGGATGTGCTTCTTAACTACCACAATGAGACTAAGAAGACTTTAAAGGACGGAGACAGAAGCGTTAGAATCCTAGATAGAACTGACAAG GAAACTAACAATGAAACAGGAGAGACTCAAATGTCACACATCCATATGGAGATCACTGGCCAGTGGAACAGTGTGGATCAT GAGTGCATGGTAGATGAAGACTGTGGTGACCTGAAATACTGCCTGTATGGGATTGAGAACTCCAAGTGCCTGCCCTGCATACCAACAGATATG CCCTGCACTACGGATGAGGAGTGTTGTTCAGATCAGATGTGTGTATGGGGCCAATGCACTGTCAATGCCACCAAAGGAACAGAGGGAACTATCTGTCAGGGTCAGAGTGACTGCAGACTGGACCTTTGCTGTGCCTTCCAACGAG AGCTGTTATTTCCAGTGTGTAACCCCAAACCGGGGAAGGGTGAGTCCTGTCTGAACCACCCCAACCTACTGATGGACATGCTGGCCTGGGACCTGGAGGGTCCCCGTGACCACTGCCCCTGTGCCGACGACCTGCAGTGCCGACCTCACGG ACGTGGATCTGTTTGTGGGGAGTAG